One Coriobacteriia bacterium genomic window carries:
- a CDS encoding EAL domain-containing protein translates to MVGLTMVVAFAVLFAGAVGVLTSRYVELEESSAKRCAQRAARALADELKRIENMAALLAVNDTTHRFMIERDPVLLADDFGESALVLHGADFVVLIDEGGQAAHHDSFDLDAGARVPAADGLVREIESARMLRTPAGSSGAVKGLMRLPGGIALVSANSIISSEASAVPSGTLVLGRYLDEPEVERISDAAGHDMNVVDPPTEAPQAKGETPDHIRAVWWEYPDTKTMWSNLLVEDVYGEPLVQLQLVLPRNARASMQPAIAMSGGSLALACLLATLAMFLVIDRSVIDPLSRISRQVRAIGSHGDSSRRIDYTVGGELGQLAESVNGMLLSLESAEDELRRSRDDLEVRVEQRTHDLHLSDARHRELLERLADAVFSVDLEGCITLVNERAVGLTGRPRAELVGTPFVDLITAGSARDVERHLGGAPEQGKTWTVEAQLIATGRNPVPVELRAAPFADVDGIVVGTQWIARDVTERQRYEVQLVHLATHDALTGLANRRSFETALELELAEAMRGGQHGAVVWLDLDDFKDVNDTLGHAAGDEVLQRLSAVLSRATRDSNALARVGGDEFAVLLPRVTRDEAEAAAERILSSIVAHTFAVGDHSLRLGASVGVVFFPENGSTVQEVLSNADAAMYHAKEGGRSMVWVSRADGRDEQLHVSRMQWNERITSALENDAFVVYAQPILDLRSGEVARHELLVRMQREDEGLYPPSDFLPVAERLGLITEIDRWMLRRAITILERNDPVMHALEVNFSAKAFGDRDLVGLVARELDRSGIDPSRLGFEITETAAISDISRAQWFIRSLKELGCRFSLDDFGTGFSSFYYLKHLPIDCLKIDGSYVRGLAQSEEDRCLVKGIREMCVGLGVEVLAECVEDKETLEVVTSLGLDYAQGFHVGRPAPAVTQESAEG, encoded by the coding sequence GTGGTCGGCCTTACCATGGTCGTCGCCTTCGCCGTCCTGTTCGCGGGCGCGGTCGGGGTACTGACCTCTCGCTACGTTGAGCTCGAGGAGAGTAGTGCCAAGCGATGTGCTCAGCGTGCAGCAAGGGCGCTCGCGGACGAGCTCAAGCGTATCGAGAACATGGCTGCGCTGCTGGCGGTGAACGACACGACTCACCGCTTCATGATCGAGCGCGATCCCGTTCTCCTCGCCGACGACTTCGGCGAATCCGCGCTCGTGCTCCACGGAGCGGACTTCGTCGTCCTCATCGACGAGGGCGGTCAGGCCGCGCATCACGACTCGTTCGATCTCGATGCGGGCGCGAGGGTCCCAGCCGCTGATGGACTGGTCCGCGAGATCGAGTCGGCCCGCATGCTCCGCACGCCCGCGGGCTCCAGCGGGGCGGTCAAGGGCCTCATGCGGCTTCCCGGTGGCATCGCCTTAGTCTCCGCGAATTCGATCATCTCAAGTGAAGCTTCGGCGGTCCCATCAGGGACGCTCGTGCTGGGACGCTACCTGGATGAGCCGGAGGTCGAGCGGATATCGGACGCGGCAGGGCACGACATGAATGTCGTCGATCCGCCGACGGAGGCGCCGCAGGCCAAGGGCGAGACCCCCGACCACATCAGGGCCGTATGGTGGGAGTACCCCGACACGAAGACGATGTGGTCGAACCTGCTCGTGGAGGATGTCTACGGAGAGCCGCTCGTCCAGCTTCAGCTGGTACTGCCAAGAAATGCCCGGGCGAGCATGCAGCCGGCGATCGCGATGTCGGGTGGTTCCCTTGCTCTGGCGTGTCTGCTGGCCACACTGGCGATGTTTCTGGTGATCGACCGGTCGGTGATCGATCCGCTGTCCCGCATCTCAAGACAGGTGCGCGCGATCGGGTCCCACGGTGACAGTTCACGACGGATCGATTACACGGTCGGCGGCGAGTTGGGCCAGTTGGCCGAAAGCGTGAACGGCATGCTCCTGTCGCTCGAGTCGGCCGAGGACGAGCTTCGCCGTTCCCGCGACGATCTTGAAGTCCGGGTCGAGCAACGTACGCATGATCTGCACCTCTCCGATGCCCGCCATCGTGAACTCCTCGAGCGTCTGGCCGACGCGGTCTTCTCGGTGGACCTCGAGGGATGCATCACGCTTGTGAACGAGCGGGCCGTCGGACTGACCGGGCGCCCCCGAGCCGAGCTCGTGGGAACGCCGTTCGTCGACCTGATCACCGCTGGTTCGGCACGTGATGTCGAGAGGCACCTGGGCGGGGCACCTGAGCAGGGCAAGACATGGACGGTCGAGGCGCAGTTGATCGCGACCGGCAGGAATCCGGTGCCGGTGGAACTGCGCGCGGCACCGTTCGCGGATGTCGACGGCATCGTGGTGGGTACCCAGTGGATCGCCCGCGATGTGACGGAGCGGCAACGCTACGAGGTGCAACTCGTCCACCTGGCCACCCACGACGCGCTCACGGGGCTCGCCAACCGCCGCTCGTTCGAGACGGCCCTCGAGCTTGAGCTGGCCGAGGCGATGCGAGGGGGTCAGCACGGTGCGGTGGTCTGGCTGGACCTCGATGACTTCAAGGACGTCAACGACACGCTGGGGCATGCCGCCGGTGACGAGGTGCTCCAAAGGCTTTCAGCCGTGTTGTCGCGCGCCACGCGCGATTCGAACGCGCTGGCACGGGTGGGCGGTGACGAGTTCGCCGTCCTGTTGCCCAGAGTGACTCGTGATGAGGCGGAGGCCGCAGCAGAGAGGATCCTGTCGTCGATTGTTGCTCACACCTTCGCGGTCGGCGATCACTCACTGAGATTGGGTGCGAGCGTCGGCGTCGTCTTCTTCCCCGAGAACGGGTCGACGGTGCAGGAGGTCTTGTCGAACGCGGACGCTGCGATGTACCACGCGAAGGAGGGCGGCCGTTCGATGGTGTGGGTGAGCCGCGCCGACGGGCGCGACGAGCAGCTGCACGTGTCCCGGATGCAGTGGAACGAACGGATCACTTCCGCACTCGAGAATGACGCGTTCGTCGTCTACGCCCAGCCGATCCTCGACCTGCGAAGCGGAGAGGTCGCCCGCCACGAGCTGCTCGTTCGGATGCAGCGCGAGGATGAGGGTCTGTACCCGCCGTCGGACTTCCTGCCGGTCGCTGAGCGGCTGGGGCTCATCACCGAGATCGACCGCTGGATGCTGCGGCGTGCCATAACGATCCTCGAGAGGAACGACCCGGTCATGCACGCGCTGGAGGTCAACTTCTCGGCGAAGGCCTTCGGGGACCGTGACCTCGTGGGACTCGTCGCACGGGAGCTTGACCGCTCGGGCATCGATCCAAGCAGGCTGGGTTTCGAGATCACCGAGACCGCGGCGATATCCGACATCTCGCGGGCGCAGTGGTTCATCCGGAGCTTGAAGGAGCTGGGGTGCCGCTTCTCGCTCGACGACTTCGGGACGGGCTTCTCCTCGTTCTACTACTTGAAGCACCTGCCCATCGACTGCCTCAAGATCGACGGAAGCTATGTGCGGGGGCTCGCGCAAAGCGAGGAGGACCGTTGCCTCGTGAAGGGTATCCGCGAGATGTGCGTCGGCTTGGGCGTCGAGGTGCTTGCCGAATGCGTCGAGGACAAGGAGACCCTCGAGGTGGTCACTTCGCTTGGTCTGGACTACGCCCAGGGCTTCCACGTGGGCCGTCCCGCTCCGGCTGTGACGCAGGAGTCAGCCGAGGGATGA
- a CDS encoding bifunctional anthranilate synthase component I family protein/class IV aminotransferase, giving the protein MTRGTGSSGPRLWLDPASPRGWFGGRSIIAEEPIDVRAGVSLAEAAAALGAEFAGNGTGLTAVLAGYAGSCTVVKFARWGEPQRGARVPEPEAVCALDDAGWDTSPRAFRSGVNAVRDRIAAGDVYVLNLTARLEGVLRADCPDTAFVTLQSRCAADMGALVVGLPGQTPWIASVSPERFVRVRREGLDASAALSVEIQPIKGTRPRGATPQADADLAAELASDPKERAEHVMVVDMERNDLGVCCIPGSVHVEPLYEVVTTPYCHQLVSTVRGTLRADATVVDVLEACFPCGSVTGAPKRAAMRLIDELEAGARRVYCGALIVAMPGELDSSVLIRTLEGLGDSGRASWGSGAGITHDSDPAAEYLEVLLKASPVTGDTAPETALRETMRVVGASVPLLDRHLARLARGGAGPSVLADVRVAVADQLATPDALVEPARLGVTVTPDGAVSAGLTHEPSSLAVEEGVRFAAIEVEAPPELPRGAAKPASRRYWDRAHRSARLAGADQAVLHTGGGALIDGSTASVWLVRDGRLATPVAPPAVGGVCRELVFDVAAALGVVAEERELTLTDLDAADEVWFSNAYGGFVAARGRGGAVGERVAHEVEATFGGPEDVRAACPTDASP; this is encoded by the coding sequence ATGACGCGAGGCACCGGAAGTAGCGGACCGCGGCTGTGGCTGGATCCCGCTTCCCCTCGTGGGTGGTTTGGCGGTCGCTCGATCATCGCCGAGGAGCCGATCGACGTGCGGGCAGGGGTCTCGCTGGCCGAGGCGGCTGCCGCGCTCGGCGCTGAGTTCGCCGGCAACGGCACCGGGCTCACCGCCGTGCTGGCCGGATATGCCGGCTCGTGCACGGTCGTGAAGTTCGCCCGCTGGGGTGAGCCGCAGCGGGGTGCGCGGGTGCCTGAGCCCGAGGCAGTCTGTGCGCTCGACGACGCTGGCTGGGACACATCGCCCCGCGCGTTTCGGTCCGGGGTAAATGCTGTTCGCGATCGGATCGCCGCTGGTGACGTGTACGTCCTCAACCTGACCGCACGACTGGAAGGCGTTCTTCGTGCGGACTGCCCCGACACGGCCTTCGTGACCCTGCAGTCTCGGTGCGCGGCGGACATGGGTGCGTTGGTGGTCGGACTGCCGGGTCAGACGCCGTGGATCGCGAGTGTCTCGCCCGAGCGTTTCGTGCGTGTGCGACGCGAGGGCCTCGATGCGTCGGCAGCGCTCAGCGTCGAGATCCAGCCGATCAAGGGCACGCGACCTCGGGGTGCTACTCCGCAGGCAGACGCGGACTTGGCGGCGGAGCTCGCGTCCGACCCCAAGGAGCGAGCAGAGCACGTCATGGTGGTCGACATGGAGCGCAACGACCTCGGCGTGTGCTGCATACCGGGTAGCGTTCACGTCGAGCCTCTGTACGAGGTGGTCACGACGCCCTACTGCCACCAACTCGTGTCCACCGTGCGCGGCACGCTACGGGCCGACGCGACGGTCGTCGACGTGCTCGAGGCGTGCTTCCCGTGTGGATCGGTCACCGGGGCGCCGAAGCGAGCGGCGATGCGGCTCATCGATGAGCTCGAGGCGGGTGCTCGCCGTGTCTATTGCGGTGCGCTGATCGTTGCGATGCCCGGCGAACTCGATTCGTCGGTGCTTATTCGCACGCTCGAGGGCCTGGGGGACTCCGGTCGCGCGTCGTGGGGGTCGGGCGCTGGAATCACCCATGACTCGGACCCCGCGGCGGAATACCTGGAAGTGCTGCTCAAGGCCTCGCCGGTCACCGGAGACACGGCTCCGGAAACCGCGTTGCGCGAGACGATGCGGGTCGTAGGGGCGAGCGTGCCGCTGCTGGACCGGCACCTAGCGCGCCTCGCGCGCGGTGGCGCGGGGCCCAGCGTGCTCGCTGACGTGCGGGTGGCGGTGGCGGATCAGCTCGCAACGCCTGACGCGCTCGTCGAGCCTGCGCGTCTCGGCGTGACGGTGACGCCGGACGGAGCGGTGAGTGCCGGGCTCACGCACGAGCCGTCCTCGCTCGCGGTTGAAGAGGGAGTGCGCTTCGCGGCCATCGAGGTCGAGGCGCCTCCCGAGCTGCCGAGGGGCGCAGCCAAGCCGGCAAGCCGTCGCTATTGGGACCGAGCGCACCGCAGCGCCCGGCTCGCGGGCGCCGATCAGGCGGTGCTGCACACGGGCGGCGGCGCGCTCATCGACGGCTCAACGGCATCGGTGTGGCTTGTGCGCGACGGCAGGCTTGCTACTCCGGTGGCGCCGCCGGCGGTGGGCGGGGTGTGTCGCGAGCTCGTCTTCGATGTGGCGGCAGCGCTCGGCGTGGTCGCGGAGGAACGCGAGCTGACGTTGACCGACCTCGATGCGGCGGACGAGGTCTGGTTCAGCAACGCGTACGGGGGGTTCGTGGCTGCGCGCGGTCGCGGTGGTGCCGTGGGGGAGCGCGTCGCGCACGAGGTCGAGGCGACGTTCGGCGGCCCGGAAGACGTGCGAGCAGCGTGCCCTACCGACGCTTCGCCGTAG